One window from the genome of Cricetulus griseus strain 17A/GY chromosome 2, alternate assembly CriGri-PICRH-1.0, whole genome shotgun sequence encodes:
- the LOC100774408 gene encoding cytochrome P450 2D27-like encodes MALLIGDGLWSVVIFTTIFLLLVDLMHRRKFWAARYPPGPVPLPGLGNLLQLDFENLPYSFYKLRQRYGDVFSLQMAWKPVVVVNGLKAVREVLVNCGEDTADRPPMPILKHLGYGNKSKGVALAPDGPEWREQRRFSVSTMRDFGMGKKSLEQWVTEEAGHLCDAFTQEAGHPFNPITLLNKGVCNVISSLIFAHRFDYGDPFFKRLLKTLQESFGEDTGFIAEVLNTVPVLLSIPGISDKAFPKQKAFMESLDKMLVEHKTTWDPAQPPRHLTDAFLSEVEKAKGNPESSFNDENLRMVVVDLFTAGIVTTSTTLSWALLLMILHPDVQSRVQQEIDDVIGKVRHPEMADQARMPYTNAVIHEVQRFGDIVPVNLPHMTSRDVEVQGFLIPKGTTLLTNLSSVLKDETVWEKPFHFHPEHFLDAQGCFVKHEAFMPFSAGRRVCLGEPLARMELFLFFTCLLQRFSFSVPDGQPRPSTQSIFTLPAIPVPYELCAVMR; translated from the exons ATGGCACTGCTGATTGGAGATGGCCTGTGGTCTGTGGTCATATTCACgaccatcttcctgcttctggtgGACCTGATGCACCGACGCAAGTTCTGGGCTGCCCGCTACCCTCCAGGTCCTGTGCCACTTCCTGGGCTGGGCAACCTGCTGCAGTTGGACTTTGAGAACTTGCCATACAGTTTTTACAAG CTTCGACAGCGCTATGGAGATGTGTTCAGCCTACAGATGGCCTGGAAGCCTGTGGTCGTGGTCAATGGACTGAAGGCGGTGCGGGAAGTGCTGGTGaactgtggagaggacactgcTGACCGCCCTCCAATGCCCATCTTAAAACACCTGGGCTATGGGAACAAATCAAAAG GTGTGGCATTAGCACCTGATGGACCCGAGTGGAGAGAGCAGCGTCGATTCTCTGTGTCTACCATGCGAGACTTCGGCATGGGCAAGAAATCACTGGAGCAGTGGGTGACAGAGGAGGCTGGTCACCTCTGTGATGCCTTCACCCAGGAGGCAG gacatccctttaatcccatcaccctCCTGAATAAAGGTGTATGCAATGTGATTTCATCCCTCATTTTTGCCCATCGCTTCGACTATGGAGACCCTTTCTTCAAGAGGCTGCTCAAGACATTACAGGAAAGTTTTGGAGAGGACACTGGCTTCATTGCTGAG GTACTCAACACAGTCCCAGTGCTCCTCAGCATTCCTGGGATATCGGACAAAGCCTTCCCCAAGCAGAAGGCATTCATGGAGTCCCTGGATAAGATGTTGGTTGAGCACAAGACAACCTGGGATCCTGCACAGCCACCACGACACCTGACAGATGCCTTCCTGTCTGAAGTGGAGAAG GCCAAGGGGAACCCTGAGAGCAGCTTCAATGATGAGAACCTGCGCATGGTGGTGGTTGACCTGTTCACTGCGGGGATAGTGACCACGTCAACCACACTGTCCTGGGCCCTGCTCCTCATGATCCTGCACCCGGATGTGCAGA GCCGTGTTCAACAGGAGATTGATGATGTCATAGGGAAGGTACGGCATCCAGAGATGGCAGACCAGGCCCGCATGCCCTACACAAATGCTGTCATTCATGAGGTGCAGCGATTTGGAGATATTGTCCCAGTGAATTTACCACATATGACGTCCCGTGATGTTGAAGTACAGGGCTTCCTCATCCCCAAG GGGACGACCCTCCTCACCAACCTGTCCTCAGTGCTGAAGGATGAGACTGTCTGGGAGAAACCCTTCCACTTCCATCCTGAACACTTCCTGGATGCCCAGGGCTGCTTTGTGAAGCATGAGGCCTTCATGCCATTCTCAGCAG GCCGCAGAGTATGCCTGGGGGAGCCCCTGGCCCGCATGgagctcttcctcttcttcacctGCCTCCTGCAGCGCTTTAGCTTCTCGGTGCCTGATGGACAGCCGAGGCCCAGCACCCAAAGCATCTTCACATTGCCAGCTATCCCAGTCCCCTACGAGCTCTGTGCAGTCATGCGCTAG